A stretch of the Desulfomonile tiedjei genome encodes the following:
- a CDS encoding PH domain-containing protein translates to MEEKMQANLYRVDPRVIPPVVLAIGFGAFLLFLEGLSERGILLAVLLSPFFYLGAEILARRISLDSKGITVSKFLRTVRFEWSQVESLDAVQAGRKLFMILQTENGRPVIFTNTIQPFTDLVEKMMTFIPKEKISGAAAELLVNPPSKHGPLIQAWIVCLVFTALVVGKLLGYA, encoded by the coding sequence ATGGAAGAAAAAATGCAGGCAAACCTGTATAGAGTCGATCCCCGTGTGATTCCGCCCGTGGTGTTGGCCATCGGCTTCGGAGCCTTTCTGTTGTTTCTGGAGGGGCTCAGTGAAAGGGGAATTCTGCTCGCGGTGCTGCTTTCACCGTTCTTTTATCTGGGGGCCGAAATCTTGGCAAGGAGAATAAGTCTAGATTCCAAGGGTATCACAGTCTCCAAGTTCCTCCGGACCGTTCGATTCGAATGGTCGCAGGTCGAATCGCTGGATGCGGTGCAGGCCGGGCGGAAGCTGTTCATGATTCTCCAAACGGAAAACGGACGCCCTGTCATCTTCACCAACACCATTCAGCCTTTCACGGATCTCGTCGAAAAGATGATGACTTTCATCCCCAAGGAGAAAATTTCAGGTGCTGCCGCGGAACTGCTCGTGAATCCCCCTTCCAAGCATGGGCCCCTGATCCAGGCATGGATAGTATGCCTCGTTTTCACGGCCTTGGTTGTGGGAAAGCTACTCGGATATGCCTGA
- a CDS encoding penicillin acylase family protein, with amino-acid sequence MKGKLVKGLVAAGAISICVVIAAIVVVPWLNTYQEEGTIKLSALKHPVKVVRDEKGMAYLRAQTVRDAVAAQGFITAQDRLFQMQLTRMLAQGRISELVGPKAKALDIRMRTIGMHRLARKHEQILDQETRDLFQAYVDGVNAFVESGRDRQIEFPVSGLKPETWTISDSLSVLYYMAWTTSANVQTEIITQMLVEKLGLDKAKQLFPINVNPDDPGVPGTRSTQNTPALSLHLASDHVLRDYLDSVAPLQGSNNWAVAGRLSVSRKPIVADDPHLDARVLPGIWYPLGIITPQFRAVGVMVPGIPGMSIGRTDHLAFGVTNAYGDCQDLYVETLDPKDSGRYMEGDTSLPFQVVKETLRIKDKDSSNGYREEETSIRFTRRGPVVSGTLPGLRTNRVITLRWAANESMEPRIGLTDLFTSKTVDELQGALQSLSMIVLNYVFADKAGNIGWFVSGRLPIRSQGESLTPYEVRDGNDNWVGWIPPEKMPQSRNPSRGWVGTCNHKTTLSSYPYYYSNHLSPSYRYRRLMELLDEPGPKAPSDHWKYQRDVHNVMARDIAPVMAKSLLGRPETKKMGEILRAWNFQEDLDAAAPVVFQGVYRNFARLVFEDELGSDLAALMLGSWYYWQERLHGMVKQGESPWFDDIRTPGKKETMDDLFQQAAIQLVRDMTPSYGSDPDCWRWSNVHQMEIVNPIRREGFGKGLLGGGSHPMGGSGETLYRAIYGFNEPFSVVNSASLRMVADLGDDDKVLAVIPAGITGRTFHPHQKDQIGPFMQGDVVYWWFNDEAIAKNTKKTLLLEP; translated from the coding sequence ATGAAAGGCAAACTGGTTAAAGGGCTGGTCGCTGCGGGAGCAATCTCCATCTGTGTGGTCATAGCGGCAATTGTTGTTGTCCCGTGGCTGAATACCTATCAGGAAGAAGGGACCATCAAGCTTTCTGCGCTGAAGCACCCCGTAAAGGTGGTTCGTGACGAGAAGGGAATGGCTTACCTGCGGGCTCAAACCGTCCGCGACGCGGTGGCGGCGCAAGGCTTTATAACAGCCCAGGACCGGCTGTTCCAGATGCAGCTCACCCGGATGCTCGCGCAGGGCCGGATATCCGAACTTGTGGGTCCAAAGGCCAAGGCCCTGGACATCAGAATGAGGACCATCGGGATGCATCGCCTGGCACGCAAGCATGAACAAATACTGGATCAGGAGACCAGGGACCTATTCCAGGCCTATGTGGACGGCGTGAACGCATTCGTCGAAAGCGGCCGGGACCGCCAGATAGAGTTCCCGGTATCCGGGCTCAAACCCGAAACGTGGACCATATCCGATTCTCTTTCGGTGCTGTACTACATGGCATGGACCACTTCAGCGAACGTCCAGACCGAAATAATTACGCAGATGCTCGTGGAGAAACTAGGGCTGGATAAGGCTAAACAGTTGTTCCCGATTAACGTAAATCCTGATGACCCCGGCGTTCCAGGCACCCGATCGACCCAAAATACACCGGCCCTGAGCTTACACTTGGCTTCCGACCATGTTCTTCGCGATTACTTGGATTCTGTCGCTCCACTGCAAGGCAGCAACAATTGGGCAGTTGCAGGGCGACTGTCCGTCAGCCGCAAGCCCATTGTAGCAGACGATCCTCACCTCGACGCACGGGTCCTGCCCGGAATCTGGTATCCGCTGGGCATAATCACTCCCCAGTTCAGGGCAGTGGGAGTCATGGTGCCGGGCATACCGGGAATGTCCATAGGCCGGACGGATCATTTGGCCTTTGGGGTTACCAACGCTTATGGCGATTGTCAGGACCTTTATGTGGAAACTCTGGATCCCAAAGATTCCGGCAGGTACATGGAAGGGGATACTTCATTACCGTTCCAGGTGGTCAAAGAGACGCTAAGGATCAAGGATAAAGATTCATCGAACGGTTATCGGGAAGAAGAAACAAGTATACGCTTCACCAGGCGGGGCCCTGTGGTATCCGGCACCCTCCCCGGGCTCCGAACGAACAGGGTGATAACGCTGCGATGGGCGGCCAATGAATCAATGGAACCCCGAATCGGGCTTACCGACTTGTTTACGTCCAAGACCGTCGATGAGCTACAGGGAGCTCTCCAGAGTCTCAGCATGATCGTACTAAACTATGTCTTTGCAGACAAAGCGGGCAACATAGGCTGGTTTGTGTCGGGCCGGCTTCCGATTCGCTCACAGGGTGAAAGCCTCACGCCATACGAGGTTCGTGACGGAAACGACAATTGGGTCGGATGGATCCCGCCGGAAAAGATGCCTCAGAGCCGGAACCCTTCCAGAGGGTGGGTCGGTACATGCAACCACAAGACGACGCTCAGTTCGTATCCGTACTACTATTCCAACCATTTGTCGCCATCTTACCGGTACAGACGGCTAATGGAGCTGCTGGACGAGCCAGGGCCCAAGGCACCGTCTGACCACTGGAAATACCAGAGAGATGTTCACAACGTTATGGCGCGAGATATTGCCCCTGTTATGGCAAAATCCCTCCTTGGCCGTCCTGAAACGAAGAAGATGGGCGAAATTCTGAGAGCGTGGAATTTTCAGGAGGACCTCGACGCAGCGGCCCCAGTGGTGTTCCAAGGTGTTTACCGAAACTTTGCCCGGCTGGTCTTCGAGGATGAACTCGGCTCCGACCTAGCCGCGCTCATGCTCGGAAGCTGGTACTACTGGCAGGAGCGTCTCCACGGCATGGTGAAACAGGGCGAATCACCTTGGTTTGACGATATCCGAACGCCTGGGAAAAAAGAAACAATGGACGATCTCTTTCAACAGGCGGCAATTCAGCTAGTTCGGGACATGACCCCTTCTTATGGTTCGGATCCGGACTGCTGGCGATGGAGCAATGTACATCAAATGGAAATCGTGAATCCTATCAGAAGAGAGGGGTTCGGTAAGGGGCTGCTAGGGGGTGGTTCCCACCCGATGGGTGGTTCGGGCGAGACGCTCTATCGCGCCATCTATGGGTTCAACGAGCCGTTCTCCGTGGTGAATTCCGCGTCCCTGAGAATGGTGGCTGACCTGGGAGACGACGACAAAGTATTGGCCGTTATACCCGCTGGTATCACAGGGAGGACTTTCCATCCACACCAAAAAGATCAGATCGGCCCTTTTATGCAGGGTGATGTTGTGTACTGGTGGTTCAACGACGAAGCTATAGCGAAGAATACAAAGAAAACTCTATTGTTGGAACCCTAA
- a CDS encoding radical SAM protein, which translates to MNTALEFEQGPIRPPSEAGSLLIRVTRNCPWNRCAFCSTYKGKKFSRRTVQEVNADVDAAKAVGDRIKEISCEMGDGGVMTQRVLTKVLRDSTLPDSFRSVALWIASGGDTVFLQDANSLMLSTESLISILNHIRKTFPQVERVTSYARANTLQGKTVDEFIRLKEAGLARLHVGMESGSDRVLKLVDKGARADQIIEGGKRVVEAGLSLCLYVMPGIGGIELSDENALETARVINAINPAFVRFRSLYARHGTPLAEMVEAGKFNPPDEDRMVREIRLMIATLNGISTTLVSDHILNLLEEVEGKLPEDKDRILGIIDRYLNLPDEDRLLFQLGRRGGALRSLDDLKHPVMNARLQDAKRQIDKELPGGVPEYLQAIKRRFV; encoded by the coding sequence ATGAACACAGCGTTGGAATTCGAACAAGGACCAATTCGCCCCCCCAGCGAGGCAGGAAGCCTACTGATACGAGTTACCCGCAACTGCCCATGGAACCGGTGCGCTTTCTGCAGCACCTATAAAGGAAAAAAATTTTCCCGCAGGACGGTGCAGGAAGTGAACGCGGACGTGGACGCTGCAAAGGCAGTCGGTGACCGCATCAAGGAGATCTCCTGCGAGATGGGTGACGGAGGCGTTATGACGCAGCGAGTTCTCACCAAAGTGCTGCGGGATTCTACGCTTCCTGACTCATTCAGGTCCGTGGCTCTGTGGATCGCATCCGGCGGCGACACGGTATTCCTGCAGGACGCCAACTCACTCATGCTGTCCACTGAGTCTCTCATCTCCATACTTAATCACATCAGAAAGACCTTTCCGCAAGTAGAAAGGGTAACCTCCTACGCCAGGGCCAACACTCTCCAAGGTAAGACTGTCGACGAATTCATCCGGCTCAAGGAAGCGGGGCTCGCGAGGCTTCATGTGGGGATGGAATCTGGTTCGGATCGCGTCTTAAAGCTTGTGGACAAAGGGGCCCGTGCGGATCAGATCATCGAAGGGGGAAAGCGCGTGGTCGAAGCCGGGCTTTCGCTCTGCCTGTATGTGATGCCGGGAATAGGCGGAATCGAGCTGTCCGACGAAAACGCGCTCGAAACGGCTCGAGTCATAAACGCCATCAATCCTGCATTTGTGAGGTTCCGGTCACTTTATGCGAGGCACGGGACACCGCTGGCGGAAATGGTTGAAGCAGGTAAATTCAACCCGCCGGACGAGGATCGCATGGTGCGAGAAATCCGATTGATGATCGCGACACTGAATGGGATTTCTACCACCCTGGTGAGTGACCACATTTTGAACCTCCTTGAAGAGGTTGAAGGCAAGCTTCCTGAGGACAAAGACCGGATCCTGGGCATCATTGACCGATACCTGAACCTGCCGGACGAAGACAGGCTCCTGTTCCAATTGGGGCGAAGAGGTGGAGCATTGAGGAGTCTGGATGATTTGAAACATCCGGTCATGAACGCGCGTCTGCAAGATGCCAAGAGACAAATCGACAAAGAACTGCCCGGAGGAGTGCCCGAGTATCTTCAGGCAATAAAACGGCGCTTCGTCTAA
- a CDS encoding tetratricopeptide repeat protein, with translation MKQTFSRQALVFCFVLSLSACCFLAPVYGQGQFPNAVKIVAPDGISAKVFSQPKVGSEVLDTAFNGVILEAVGPKEDFIEVRLPGKKVTGYVLKEHTKAWEAPPISGSSPILIAVAVIVIAALIGAGLFWLMKLKRTKEVAVHAASIPAAMKRAEEHFRAGDYGNAIKEFNNYLGLQGGEIRNPDIYRRLAVCHQQTNEIPEAIQCWEKMRALGGLKTTDDYALGVELMSAQGREAEAADIYEQILENEPDDGKRYEIHKRLFETYRRLKEPKRLVKHAVKLIPMGGDATQVISDTVNFLMSEGQSDLAINLDNKDLVKALCEEFVEDGVKTPEAGRIYLKCLEYDRTDQRLHKLLAEIYSEGGDYRRAVSELTILHQLDKDQSEIYMEQAARIYVENARVQDAIAEGNPLIIKKIAQIFLAHSEVHSDAVAVYEKVLEFQPRAIGVNKMLSTVYLTRGDLKKYMEKLRLLQEIDGVNQDYLTDLAQCIIDNDLIEQTIKEGNRELNAKMLKQLIKRGVSNDAAVSILERLVKHETENALIRGALARAYEQRGEYGKSVEHLVLMVKSKPDDEELIERTARIAVEHNFLEPVLQHGIGRLVSVTAEELVKAQADGTTCRQVLERARKEDPLNTPIRNYLDSIGSKPAPAGREYSPTAAKAQTQGASAGVLPSIVSSVASAPVKESTQPPSGQASRAQGWPQESPVAAKPTPAAKVSKPPAPTKPEASKPAQPEKPASAIPEESAKPTPQVQPQFISITAPTIPVAEKAITTFVSAHSQGSKLRYTREELFLPASGGLAYKDAEEVSSDGWGTVKVGAEVNTDRLVLIRIFKKGLLDSTAMKEFIEEVGDQSFSMAHESILALEEAVTGPTNEFGLIHPYLPKTLEQVVKANRPPDLGVRLRLMDQIIDGLAYAHNYKGRDGRLRKAFHLHLQPSVIFVSEDLTLCRISGLGYAQIYRNLTRAKRPRWEEPGMNPATMPPEFFRAKPATVPERASEVYSLGALIYFAATGEFPFEGPAFDDYKFQHTRVFAAPPRLINSAVPDWLEPIILGCLEKEPHKRWSTVAEIQQAFKRGLGSSK, from the coding sequence TTGAAACAAACTTTCTCTCGACAAGCTCTCGTATTCTGCTTTGTTCTTTCCCTTTCCGCTTGTTGCTTTCTCGCCCCGGTCTATGGTCAAGGCCAGTTTCCTAACGCGGTAAAGATTGTGGCGCCCGACGGCATCTCGGCAAAGGTCTTTTCCCAGCCCAAAGTGGGCTCGGAAGTATTGGATACCGCCTTCAACGGCGTCATCCTCGAAGCGGTCGGGCCAAAGGAAGATTTTATAGAGGTTAGGCTTCCGGGCAAGAAAGTCACGGGATACGTGCTGAAGGAACACACTAAGGCCTGGGAGGCGCCCCCCATCAGTGGGTCTTCTCCCATACTCATTGCCGTTGCAGTCATTGTCATCGCCGCGTTGATCGGCGCGGGCTTGTTCTGGCTGATGAAACTGAAGCGAACCAAGGAGGTGGCTGTTCATGCCGCGTCGATTCCCGCCGCGATGAAGCGAGCCGAAGAGCATTTTCGCGCCGGGGATTATGGGAACGCAATAAAGGAGTTCAACAACTACCTGGGGCTTCAGGGAGGAGAAATAAGAAATCCCGACATATATAGACGACTGGCCGTGTGTCATCAGCAAACCAATGAAATCCCCGAGGCGATCCAGTGTTGGGAAAAGATGCGTGCTTTGGGAGGGCTTAAGACCACGGACGACTACGCTCTGGGTGTCGAACTGATGAGCGCCCAGGGCCGCGAAGCCGAGGCAGCGGACATATACGAACAGATCCTGGAAAATGAACCTGATGACGGAAAGCGTTATGAAATCCACAAGAGACTCTTCGAGACTTACCGCAGATTAAAGGAGCCGAAGAGACTGGTCAAACATGCCGTCAAGCTCATTCCTATGGGAGGCGATGCAACCCAAGTTATTTCAGACACGGTGAATTTCCTGATGAGCGAGGGGCAGTCCGACTTAGCCATCAACTTGGACAATAAAGATCTGGTGAAGGCCCTGTGCGAGGAGTTCGTGGAAGACGGAGTCAAGACCCCCGAGGCGGGTCGGATCTACCTGAAATGTCTCGAATACGACCGGACGGATCAACGGTTGCACAAACTCCTGGCGGAGATTTACAGCGAAGGCGGCGATTACAGAAGGGCCGTGAGCGAACTGACCATACTCCATCAGCTGGATAAGGACCAGTCCGAAATCTATATGGAGCAAGCCGCAAGAATATACGTGGAGAACGCGCGCGTCCAGGACGCCATCGCCGAAGGCAACCCGTTAATAATCAAGAAAATAGCCCAGATATTCCTTGCGCACTCCGAAGTCCACTCCGACGCGGTGGCTGTCTATGAAAAGGTCTTGGAATTCCAGCCAAGAGCGATCGGAGTTAACAAAATGCTCAGTACTGTTTATCTCACTCGGGGAGATCTTAAGAAATACATGGAAAAGTTGCGCCTCCTCCAGGAGATAGACGGTGTCAACCAGGATTACCTCACGGATCTTGCCCAATGCATTATAGATAACGACCTGATCGAGCAGACAATAAAAGAAGGAAACCGCGAACTAAATGCCAAGATGCTGAAACAATTGATCAAGAGGGGCGTTTCCAACGATGCGGCAGTGTCTATATTGGAGCGACTGGTTAAGCATGAAACGGAGAATGCACTGATTCGTGGGGCCCTCGCCAGGGCTTACGAGCAAAGGGGCGAGTACGGGAAGAGCGTTGAACACCTGGTCCTCATGGTCAAATCGAAGCCCGACGACGAGGAACTGATCGAGAGGACCGCGAGAATTGCAGTTGAGCACAATTTCCTGGAGCCCGTACTGCAACATGGCATCGGACGGCTTGTTTCAGTCACCGCCGAGGAGTTGGTAAAAGCCCAGGCCGACGGTACCACTTGCCGGCAGGTGCTTGAAAGGGCCCGGAAAGAGGACCCGCTCAACACCCCGATCAGGAATTATCTTGATTCGATCGGGTCTAAACCGGCTCCCGCGGGCCGCGAGTACTCTCCGACGGCCGCGAAGGCACAAACCCAGGGGGCAAGTGCGGGTGTTTTACCCTCTATTGTCTCATCCGTGGCGAGTGCCCCCGTGAAGGAATCCACTCAACCACCGAGCGGCCAAGCCTCTCGGGCCCAAGGTTGGCCTCAAGAGAGTCCGGTAGCGGCAAAACCGACGCCGGCCGCCAAGGTTTCGAAGCCCCCGGCGCCCACAAAACCGGAGGCATCAAAGCCGGCCCAACCTGAAAAGCCTGCATCGGCCATACCGGAGGAAAGCGCTAAACCCACTCCGCAAGTGCAGCCTCAGTTCATCTCCATTACCGCGCCGACTATACCAGTGGCGGAGAAAGCCATTACGACTTTCGTGTCAGCTCATTCCCAAGGATCGAAGCTTCGTTACACGCGGGAAGAACTGTTCCTTCCAGCCTCCGGAGGCCTGGCTTACAAGGATGCTGAAGAGGTGTCGAGTGATGGGTGGGGCACCGTGAAGGTAGGCGCGGAGGTGAACACTGACCGGCTCGTGCTGATCCGTATTTTCAAAAAGGGTCTGCTCGATTCCACAGCAATGAAAGAATTCATTGAAGAAGTGGGAGACCAGAGCTTCAGCATGGCACATGAGAGTATCCTGGCTTTGGAAGAAGCGGTTACAGGGCCGACGAATGAGTTCGGGCTCATTCATCCCTATCTTCCGAAAACCCTGGAGCAGGTCGTAAAGGCAAACAGGCCGCCTGATCTGGGTGTACGGTTGCGGCTGATGGACCAAATTATTGATGGTTTGGCCTATGCTCACAATTACAAAGGCCGCGACGGACGACTTCGAAAAGCATTTCACCTTCATCTGCAGCCATCGGTGATCTTCGTGAGCGAAGACCTTACGCTATGCCGTATAAGCGGTCTTGGATACGCCCAAATCTATAGGAACCTTACGAGGGCGAAGCGTCCGCGATGGGAAGAGCCGGGAATGAATCCGGCTACAATGCCGCCGGAGTTCTTCCGGGCAAAACCCGCTACGGTTCCCGAAAGAGCTTCAGAAGTCTATTCTCTTGGGGCTTTGATTTACTTCGCCGCAACGGGGGAGTTTCCTTTTGAGGGACCCGCGTTTGACGATTACAAGTTTCAACACACGCGGGTTTTCGCCGCTCCCCCCAGACTGATCAATTCTGCGGTTCCGGACTGGCTGGAGCCCATCATCCTGGGATGCCTTGAAAAAGAGCCACACAAGCGCTGGAGCACTGTTGCGGAAATTCAGCAAGCTTTCAAGAGAGGGTTGGGTTCATCCAAATAG
- a CDS encoding M23 family metallopeptidase: MRADRLYIKRISGRRVGPSALLAVFFVILLSGLVFGSYFCLFTPQGSQFPFACNLPSPPIPAGPNHASRPMASEPGSDVQQAAGSQEILGDTGEGDTLFSVLSANLPDEESAKEVTLSLASVIQKAREKTFDGLTTLEPGTRYYMVLDREGRFLQATVEIDPSNVFHAAVQDDTIRSWKEEVVLDFRVESISFQVKGSLVNSLLSIGEGMQLAGELTKVFQWDIDFEREAKRGDLCKVVFERRYADDRPSGYGRVLYAVYEGKRTGKKTAVLFKNEKHKDEYYSEKGEALKKDTLRTPLRGAIRVTSNYGRRFHPILRYWKHHQGVDYGAPKGTPVQCVAGGTVTFAGWKGDYGNYVCVKHDNGCESRYGHLSRIGVQKGQRVKQTQGIGLVGMTGLASGPHLHFEWLVNGDHKNPQKYKMIQTARCVAGPLKSRFVSIAAERERLLNPARATANARGVQARLSTSSSYQ; encoded by the coding sequence GTGAGAGCAGATCGCCTTTACATAAAGCGGATCTCAGGGCGCCGAGTCGGTCCGTCAGCACTGTTAGCGGTTTTCTTTGTAATTTTGCTGAGTGGACTCGTCTTTGGGAGCTATTTCTGCCTGTTTACCCCCCAAGGGTCTCAATTCCCCTTTGCCTGTAATCTTCCGTCCCCGCCCATACCTGCGGGTCCGAACCACGCTTCCAGGCCCATGGCTTCCGAGCCGGGCTCAGATGTCCAGCAGGCCGCCGGTTCCCAGGAGATCCTCGGGGACACAGGCGAAGGCGACACCCTGTTTTCAGTTTTGAGCGCGAATCTGCCGGACGAGGAATCAGCCAAGGAAGTAACGCTGAGTCTGGCCTCGGTCATTCAAAAAGCGCGTGAAAAGACATTTGACGGTCTCACCACGCTTGAGCCCGGAACGAGATACTACATGGTCCTCGACCGGGAAGGACGCTTTCTCCAAGCAACGGTCGAAATTGATCCTTCCAACGTGTTCCACGCAGCAGTTCAGGACGACACGATACGATCCTGGAAGGAAGAAGTCGTACTTGATTTCAGGGTTGAATCCATCTCCTTTCAAGTCAAAGGCAGCTTGGTTAACTCTTTGCTGAGTATTGGCGAAGGGATGCAGCTTGCCGGTGAGTTGACCAAGGTTTTTCAGTGGGATATCGACTTCGAACGAGAGGCCAAGCGCGGTGATCTATGCAAGGTCGTGTTCGAGCGACGTTACGCAGATGATCGCCCTTCCGGATATGGCCGTGTGCTCTACGCCGTTTACGAGGGTAAGCGGACTGGAAAAAAGACGGCTGTACTTTTCAAGAACGAGAAACATAAGGACGAATATTACAGCGAAAAAGGTGAAGCGCTGAAGAAGGATACTCTACGGACTCCGCTCAGGGGAGCAATCCGGGTAACCTCCAATTATGGCCGGCGCTTTCATCCCATTCTGAGATATTGGAAACATCACCAAGGCGTGGACTATGGGGCCCCTAAAGGCACCCCTGTCCAATGCGTCGCGGGCGGAACAGTTACTTTCGCAGGTTGGAAGGGTGATTACGGCAATTATGTCTGCGTGAAACACGACAATGGCTGCGAAAGCCGCTATGGGCACCTCTCCCGTATTGGCGTCCAAAAAGGGCAACGCGTCAAACAGACCCAGGGAATTGGTTTGGTGGGTATGACCGGCCTGGCTTCAGGTCCGCATCTACATTTTGAATGGCTGGTCAACGGCGACCATAAGAACCCGCAGAAGTACAAAATGATCCAAACCGCCCGCTGCGTGGCCGGCCCCTTGAAGAGTCGGTTCGTGTCAATCGCGGCGGAGCGAGAACGGCTGCTCAACCCCGCTCGCGCGACAGCGAACGCACGAGGCGTCCAGGCAAGACTGTCCACTTCCTCTTCCTACCAATAA
- a CDS encoding S41 family peptidase produces MVTLKHVKLSFIIIIALALFWAGPVAYAETQSKSPDYKELKLFRQVMGIVQKNYVKEVADKDLVQGAINGMLQSLDAHSSFLTEDMFKELQVETKGEFGGLGIEITLESGVLTVVSPIEDTPAFKAGVKPGDKIIKINGESTKNITLLKAVKMMRGPKGSKVTITIMREGWRKFKDFNIVRDIIHVHSVKKETLESGYPYVKVVNFQESTDNDLVSAVKELGGDDSIKGMVLDLRNNPGGLLDQAVKVANLFVDKGLIVYTDGRVKDQRMEFRATRTGKHYKFKVAVLINEGSASASEIVAGALQDHDRGVIFGTKSFGKASVQTIIPLENGSGLRLTTAYYYTPKGRHIQKTGIVPDVDMKEEVQKQQDEEAEEDAKPEAKKQKKSRTLQQKVDPENDLVLRRALTWLKSDVSVKQYKMEQQKPIPDTAWYNK; encoded by the coding sequence ATGGTGACGCTCAAACACGTAAAGCTTTCGTTTATCATAATAATTGCTCTAGCGCTTTTTTGGGCAGGACCTGTCGCTTACGCGGAGACCCAGAGCAAATCGCCGGATTATAAGGAGTTGAAGCTTTTCCGGCAGGTCATGGGGATTGTTCAAAAGAATTATGTCAAGGAAGTCGCTGACAAAGACCTTGTTCAGGGCGCGATCAACGGAATGTTACAGTCTTTGGATGCTCATTCCTCCTTTCTAACCGAGGACATGTTCAAGGAGCTTCAGGTCGAGACAAAGGGAGAATTCGGCGGCCTCGGTATTGAGATTACCCTTGAGAGCGGGGTCCTGACCGTGGTTTCACCCATAGAGGACACCCCTGCGTTCAAGGCTGGTGTCAAACCGGGCGACAAAATCATCAAAATAAACGGGGAATCGACCAAGAATATTACGCTCCTCAAAGCCGTCAAAATGATGAGGGGCCCAAAAGGATCGAAAGTCACCATCACGATAATGCGCGAAGGGTGGCGTAAATTTAAGGACTTTAACATAGTTAGAGACATCATTCATGTCCACTCCGTGAAGAAGGAGACTCTGGAATCCGGCTACCCGTACGTGAAGGTGGTCAACTTCCAGGAAAGCACTGACAACGACCTTGTCAGCGCTGTAAAAGAGTTGGGCGGAGACGACAGTATCAAGGGAATGGTTCTTGACCTGCGCAACAACCCTGGAGGCCTCCTGGATCAGGCGGTTAAAGTCGCGAACCTTTTTGTTGATAAGGGCCTAATAGTCTACACAGACGGCAGGGTGAAGGACCAGCGCATGGAATTCCGTGCAACTCGCACGGGCAAGCATTACAAGTTCAAGGTTGCCGTGCTGATCAACGAGGGCAGCGCGAGCGCCTCGGAGATCGTAGCCGGGGCCTTGCAGGATCATGACCGCGGGGTGATTTTCGGCACCAAGTCTTTCGGCAAAGCGTCCGTACAAACCATTATTCCTCTGGAGAACGGGTCCGGACTTCGACTGACCACGGCCTATTACTACACTCCCAAAGGCCGCCACATCCAGAAGACCGGCATAGTGCCGGATGTGGACATGAAGGAAGAGGTCCAGAAACAGCAGGACGAAGAAGCGGAAGAGGACGCCAAGCCTGAAGCCAAAAAGCAGAAAAAGAGCCGCACGCTTCAGCAGAAGGTCGACCCCGAGAACGATCTGGTGCTGCGTCGAGCCTTGACTTGGCTGAAGTCCGATGTGTCGGTAAAGCAATACAAGATGGAGCAACAGAAGCCCATTCCCGACACCGCATGGTACAATAAATAG
- the ybgF gene encoding tol-pal system protein YbgF, translated as MGKEPAGIPEGFEVMLFKEFLVQAQKLSRSCWNATSVAMLCILVIVTSLTGCLSRSTGPTLPYVKPANSVPQIDPVPMQITSRMQDMEGEVQRLREMIERLQASGENEQSIRNLQERVALIERRLGAERTAQGTTEAPARGTQEARLSSQIAPQPVGPPERQAQPAAIPDPAAPVEIRSTPLSPEEKAYRDAYAAFRGGALDQAVSLFEDFLKKHPKSQYAADAIYWIGEVRFGQGLFDEAVLQYDRVIKEFPGSKKELSALLKQGQAFEKMGDGRSARIIFQKIVTDYPHTAQARAAAGKLKTTHTQ; from the coding sequence GTGGGCAAAGAACCGGCGGGTATACCTGAGGGTTTCGAAGTAATGCTGTTCAAAGAATTCCTTGTTCAAGCCCAAAAGCTGTCGCGATCGTGCTGGAATGCCACTTCGGTGGCTATGCTATGCATCCTTGTGATCGTGACCTCTTTGACCGGATGTCTCAGCAGATCCACCGGCCCAACCCTTCCTTACGTCAAGCCGGCCAATTCCGTGCCCCAGATTGATCCCGTCCCCATGCAGATAACGTCTCGGATGCAAGACATGGAAGGCGAGGTGCAGCGTCTCAGGGAAATGATTGAGCGGTTACAGGCTTCGGGTGAGAATGAGCAGTCCATAAGGAATCTCCAGGAAAGGGTGGCATTAATAGAGCGGCGGCTGGGAGCCGAACGCACTGCTCAAGGCACCACCGAAGCACCAGCCCGTGGAACTCAGGAAGCCAGGTTGTCAAGCCAGATCGCGCCCCAGCCTGTTGGTCCTCCGGAACGTCAAGCCCAACCCGCTGCGATTCCCGATCCGGCCGCTCCGGTTGAGATACGCAGCACGCCGCTTTCCCCGGAGGAAAAGGCGTACCGTGACGCTTATGCAGCATTTAGAGGCGGTGCGCTGGATCAGGCAGTCTCCTTGTTCGAGGACTTCCTTAAGAAACATCCGAAGAGCCAATACGCGGCTGATGCCATCTACTGGATCGGAGAAGTGCGCTTCGGCCAAGGTCTTTTTGATGAAGCTGTCCTCCAGTACGACAGAGTTATTAAAGAGTTTCCGGGTTCCAAAAAGGAACTCAGCGCGCTGCTGAAGCAGGGCCAAGCTTTTGAAAAGATGGGCGACGGCCGATCGGCCAGGATAATCTTTCAGAAGATCGTAACCGATTACCCGCATACGGCCCAGGCACGAGCCGCCGCTGGGAAGCTCAAGACCACCCATACCCAATGA